One Oryza sativa Japonica Group chromosome 8, ASM3414082v1 DNA window includes the following coding sequences:
- the LOC4345659 gene encoding myb-related protein 2, protein MSSQQQHAGEAPASAAAAARARLRWTGQLHERFVLAVAELGGADRATPKSVLRAMAVPGLTLYHLKSHLQKYRQAVSRGGNGGGGGSGSLNDRSSSSERQPADHDGDSAADEPRTIAYDGDSDGDAKEGLRDSSRSMVQMQREVQRKLQEQIEVKRHLQLRMEAQGRYLQSVLRRAQQVLADHSLASSPEAATAELSELASAVDIECMSSSSPPRHHRQSAATDSCVTTTSSSEAESKAAGSKRLHTSDCTVEQPVQGKRAFNFLQRHNQADQEEEQEEEYAGAEDGSSSEIDLNR, encoded by the exons ATGTcgtcgcagcagcagcacgccgGTGaggcccccgcctccgccgccgccgctgcccgggcGCGGCTCAGGTGGACCGGGCAGCTGCACGAGCGGTTCGTCCTCGCCgtggcggagctcggcggcgcggaCA GGGCGACGCCCAAGTCCGTGCTGAGGGCCATGGCCGTGCCGGGGCTCACCTTGTACCACCTCAAGAGCCACCTCcag AAGTACCGGCAGGCGGTGAGCCGCGGCGGcaatggaggcggcggaggcagcggcagcCTGAACGACCGGTCATCCTCGTCGGAGCGCCAACCAGCCGACCACGACGGCGATAGCGCCGCCGATGAGCCGCGCACCATTGCTTACGACGGCGACAGCGATGGCGATGCTAAAGAAGGTCTCCGTGATTCATCCAGGAGCATGGTGCAGATGCAGAGGGAAGTCCAGAGGAAGCTCCAGGAGCAGattgag GTCAAGAGGCATCTGCAACTGAGGATGGAGGCACAGGGGAGGTACCTGCAGTCAGTGCTACGCAGGGCGCAGCAAGTCCTGGCCGACCATAGCCTGGCAAGCTCGCCGGAGGCCGCCACGGCGGAGCTCTCGGAGCTCGCCTCCGCCGTGGACATCGAGTgcatgtcctcctcctccccgccgcggcACCACCGCCAATCCGCCGCAACCGACAGCTGCGTGActacgacgtcgtcgtcggaggcCGAGAGCAAGGCCGCCGGGTCCAAGCGGCTCCACACCAGCGATTGCACCGTCGAGCAGCCGGTGCAGGGCAAGAGGGCCTTCAACTTCCTGCAAAGGCACAACCAGGCAgatcaagaagaagaacaagaagaagaatatGCAGGAGCAGAGGATGGAAGCTCATCAGAGATTGATCTGAACAGGTAG